The proteins below are encoded in one region of Triticum aestivum cultivar Chinese Spring chromosome 1B, IWGSC CS RefSeq v2.1, whole genome shotgun sequence:
- the LOC123104672 gene encoding elongation factor 2 yields the protein MVNFTQVELREMMGKKNNIRNVSLIAHLSHGKSTLTESLVAAAGMIRHEGDVEVPMADTHADVAQPAMSIRSAGTSLLYEMNNESFKSYKGERDGDQYLVNLIDSPGHTDFSSEVTTALRVTDGALLVIDAIEGVCMQTEAVLCQALNEMVRPILCVNKMDKLFPDLQVESANPESVGHKLFSGLQDEGAKPESMGERAYKILSNVVENSNEIMKAHGAERLGDVQVYPETSSVAFASGLHGWAFTIASFAKKYALKCGVDETKFAKRLWGDNFYDSAKKKWTRKNSGSDNCIRGFVRFCYNPIDTVLMACMNDNKGELWDLCQKLEVSLRDDEKDLTGMALVKCVMQTWLPASTALLEMMICHLPSPLEAQKYRVENLYEGPLDDKYAEAIKKCDPEGPLMLYVSKMVPASDVGRFFAFGRVFSGRIAAGMKVRVMGPSYVPGMETDLHVESVQRTIIWMGKKQCDVPDVPCGNTVGLIGLDACITKSATLTSEKEVVARPIRAMKLSVCPLMFVTINCKVPSESPKLVQGLKRLAMSDPVVLWSKVEPGTYTVAGVGELHLEICLKDLQEEFMDGVEVVSSPPVVSFRETICKSCDPVERMSRNKQIQCSLSVVARPLDENLVEAIEDGRLGPRTDHAVRSEILAKHGWDKDLGDNIWCFGPDAVGPNVIVNRCNNIIQNLELAKKVIVAGFEMVGKEGALAKEKLHGICFEVHNVNIHADEALKGTTAQLNKMVRTALIESQLAAKPRLLEPTYIVAIQCPKSALSTIYGILHQRNGSVYEEFVREGTMLHILKAYVPVYDSFGLSKAISAATSELVTPQCIFGYWSDMCSDPFQANAPAGQMVLDIRKRKKMGRPSFQK from the exons ATGGTGAATTTCACACAAGTGGAGCTCCGAGAAATGATGGGCAAGAAAAATAACATTCGTAATGTGTCTCTTATTGCCCATCTGAGCCATG GCAAGTCTACCCTTACAGAATCTCTTGTGGCAGCTGCTGGGATGATTAGACATGAAGGTGATGTTGAAGTTCCCATGGCTGACACTCATGCGGATGTAGCACAGCCTGCGATGTCCATCAGATCTGCTGGCACTTCTCTTTTGTATGAGATGAACAATGAATCGTTCAAGTCTTACAAAGGTGAAAGAGATGGCGACCAATACCTGGTCAACCTTATTGATTCGCCTGGGCACACCGATTTTTCTTCAGAAGTCACAACTGCTCTCCGTGTTACTGATGGTGCTTTGTTGGTAATTGATGCAATCGAGGGTGTCTGTATGCAAACTGAAGCTGTTCTCTGCCAGGCCCTTAATGAGATGGTTAGACCTATTCTTTGTGTCAACAAGATGGACAAGTTATTCCCTGACCTCCAAGTTGAAAGTGCAAACCCTGAATCTGTAGGGCACAAGTTATTTTCTGGGCTCCAAGATGAAGGTGCAAAACCTGAATCTATGGGTGAGCGAGCCTACAAGATTCTGTCAAATGTCGTTGAAAATTCCAATGAAATTATGAAAGCACATGGTGCTGAGCGCCTTGGTGATGTCCAAGTCTACCCTGAGACCTCCTCTGTTGCCTTTGCTTCTGGTTTACATGGTTGGGCATTTACCATCGCTAGCTTTGCTAAGAAGTATGCCTTAAAATGTGGAGTCGATGAAACCAAATTTGCAAAGAGGCTTTGGGGTGATAATTTTTATGACTCTGCCAAAAAAAAATGGACCAGGAAGAACAGTGGCTCCGACAATTGTATTAGAGGCTTCGTACGGTTCTGCTATAATCCAATCGACACAGTTCTCATGGCCTGCATGAATGACAATAAGGGTGAATTGTGGGATCTTTGCCAGAAGCTTGAGGTGAGCTTGAGGGATGATGAGAAGGACCTAACAGGCATGGCTCTTGTGAAGTGTGTCATGCAAACTTGGCTCCCAGCCAGTACTGCTCTGCTTGAGATGATGATCTGCCACCTCCCCTCTCCGTTAGAAGCACAGAAATATCGTGTGGAGAACCTGTATGAGGGTCCCCTTGATGATAAATACGCAGAAGCTATTAAAAAGTGTGATCCTGAAGGTCCTCTTATGCTGTACGTTTCCAAGATGGTCCCAGCATCTGATGTGGGCAGATTTTTCGCGTTTGGTCGTGTCTTCTCCGGAAGGATTGCAGCTGGCATGAAGGTCCGGGTCATGGGGCCTTCCTATGTCCCCGGCATGGAAACTGATTTGCACGTGGAGTCTGTCCAGCGTACCATTATATGGATGGGAAAGAAGCAATGTGACGTTCCGGATGTTCCTTGCGGTAACACTGTTGGTTTGATTGGTCTGGATGCATGCATAACAAAGAGTGCTACCCTGACAAGCGAGAAGGAGGTTGTTGCACGCCCAATCAGAGCGATGAAGCTCTCTGTATGCCCTCTGATGTTTGTTACAATTAACTGCAAGGTTCCGTCTGAGTCTCCCAAACTTGTACAAGGTTTGAAGCGTCTGGCGATGTCTGATCCCGTGGTTCTGTGGAGCAAGGTAGAGCCTGGTACTTACACAGTTGCTGGAGTGGGAGAACTTCATCTGGAAATTTGCTTGAAGGATCTACAGGAAGAGTTTATGGATGGTGTTGAAGTTGTTTCCAGTCCGCCTGTTGTTTCCTTCCGTGAGACTATCTGCAAGTCCTGTGATCCTGTGGAGAGGATGTCCAGAAACAAACAAATCCAATGCAGCTTGTCTGTGGTAGCCCGCCCCTTGGATGAAAACCTAGTCGAGGCTATTGAAGATGGTCGCTTGGGTCCACGTACTGACCATGCGGTACGATCTGAGATCCTTGCTAAGCATGGTTGGGATAAGGATCTCGGTGATAACATTTGGTGCTTTGGTCCTGATGCTGTTGGCCCGAATGTGATTGTTAATAGGTGCAATAATATAATACAGAATCTAGAGTTAGCGAAGAAAGTTATCGTGGCTGGCTTCGAGATGGTGGGAAAAGAAGGCGCATTGGCAAAAGAAAAGTTGCATGGCATATGCTTTGAGGTTCATAATGTTAATATACATGCTGATGAAGCTTTGAAAGGTACAACTGCTCAGCTCAATAAAATGGTTAGGACAGCACTTATTGAGTCTCAGCTCGCCGCCAAACCAAGGCTTCTCGAACCCACCTACATTGTGGCGATCCAGTGCCCTAAGAGTGCCCTCAGCACTATCTACGGAATTCTCCACCAGAGGAATGGTTCTGTGTATGAGGAGTTTGTGAGAGAAGGCACGATGCTACACATCCTGAAGGCTTACGTTCCAGTTTATGATTCCTTTGGCCTCTCCAAGGCAATCAGTGCTGCAACATCTGAGCTGGTCACCCCGCAGTGTATTTTTGGATATTGGAGCGACATGTGCTCTGATCCTTTCCAGGCAAATGCGCCAGCCGGGCAAATGGTCTTGGATATCcgcaagaggaagaagatgggcaGGCCCTCTTTCCAGAAGTAG